One genomic window of Arvicola amphibius chromosome 4, mArvAmp1.2, whole genome shotgun sequence includes the following:
- the Dnase1l2 gene encoding LOW QUALITY PROTEIN: deoxyribonuclease-1-like 2 (The sequence of the model RefSeq protein was modified relative to this genomic sequence to represent the inferred CDS: deleted 1 base in 1 codon), with product MENAGMQSNMGASLAGYSWATYSLVWAGVTLGHSCLQVFCFAMGWPWVLLTALWALGAMGATALRIGAFNIQSFGDSKVSDPDCGSVIAQILAGYDIALVQEVRDPDLSAVSLLMEQINRVSKHKYDFVSSKPLGRDQYKEMYLFVYRKDAVSVVSTYQYPDPEDAFSREPFVVKFSAPSSGELMLPSPRPTSARLSLNLILPHSTAARELVLIPLHAAPHQAVAEIDALYDVYLDVIDKWNTDDMLFLGDFNADCKYVKAHDWVSIRLRSSEVFKWLIPDSADTTVGNSDCAYDRIVVSGAHLRRSLKPQSATVHNFQEEFGLDQTQALAISDHFPVEVTFKSH from the exons ATGGAGAATGCAGGGATGCAGAGCAATATGGGTGCCAGCCTAGCTGGTTACAGCTGGGCTACATACAGCCTGGTATGGGCTGGTGTTACTCTGGGACATTCCTGTCTCCAGGTGTTCTGCTTTGCCATGGGTTGGCCCTGGGTCTTGCTGACAGCACTTTGGGCACTGGGGGCCATGGGGGCCACAGCGTTGCGTATTGGAGCCTTCAACATTCAGAGCTTTGGTGACAGCAAAGTGTCAGATCCAGACTGCGGCAGTGTCATAGCACAG ATCCTGGCTGGCTATGACATCGCCCTGGTACAGGAGGTACGAGACCCAGACCTGAGTGCAGTGTCCTTGCTCATGGAGCAAATTAACAG AGTGTCCAAGCACAAGTACGATTTTGTGAGCAGCAAGCCACTTGGACGTGACCAATACAAGGAGATGTATCTGTTTGTCTACAG GAAAGATGCAGTGTCGGTTGTGAGCACATACCAGTACCCAGACCCAGAGGATGCCTTCAGCCGGGAACCTTTCGTGGTCAAATTTTCAGCTCCTAGCTCTGGTGAG TTGATGCTGCCCTCTCCCCGACCTACCTCtgccagactgtccttgaatcTCATACTCCCACATTCCACAGCCGCCAGGGAGCTCGTGCTGATCCCCCTGCATGCAGCCCCGCACCAGGCAGTGGCAGAGATAGATGCCCTCTACGATGTGTACCTCGATGTGATTGACAAGTGGAACACCGAT GACATGCTGTTTCTGGGCGACTTTAATGCCGACTGCAAGTACGTAAAGGCCCACGACTGGGTATCAATCCGCCTGCGCAGCAGTGAGGTGTTTAAGTGGCTCATCCCTGACAGTGCGGACACCACAGTGGGCAACTCCGACTGTGCCTATGACCGGATCGTAGTGAGTGGCGCCCACCTGCGCAGGAGCCTGAAGCCCCAGTCGGCCACTGTTCACAACTTTCAGGAGGAATTTGGCCTAGATCAGACGCAG